One segment of Toxoplasma gondii ME49 chromosome VI, whole genome shotgun sequence DNA contains the following:
- a CDS encoding flavoprotein (encoded by transcript TGME49_242880) gives MAFSSSSDSSSSSSPSSFASSSPLQVDRRVFEEGRRSGDACSLCAVSQETGGAEANRSCQSGRLKVLLAVTGSVAAIKVPEIAEELHAEGRRRDIFVDLRVVATKDACHFLESCSSNVLRDEDDWKSWKRKGDSVLHIELRRWADVFAIAPLSANSLAKISQGLCDNLVTCVARAWDFEKPFVVFPAMNSLMWKHPVSAHQLSILRSFGVKVVDPVEKTLACGDTGVGALPPPRSVAAEIFRVVSPAPGPLSEKEREENGRLRGDTETDCSQSDASACSMQTQRF, from the exons ATggcgttctcttcctcgtctgactcttcctcttcttcctctccatcttctttcgcctcctcttctcccctccaaGTGGATCGGCGTGTATTcgaggaaggcagacggtcgggggacgcatgcagtctttGTGCTGTGTCACAAGAAACTGGAGGTGCAGAAGCAAACCGCAGCTGTCAGTCAGGTCGTCTGAAAGTTCTTCTGGCTGTCACAGGCAGTGTGGCGGCGATAAAAGTCCCCGAGATtgcggaggaactgcatgcTGAAGGTCGGAGGAGAGACATCTTCGTCGAC CTCAGAGTAGTCGCGACGAAAGATGCTTGTCACTTCCTGGAGAGCTGCTCCTCAAACGTTCTCCGAGATGAGGACGATTGGAAATCCTGGAAGCGGAAGGGGGATTCGGTCCTCCATATTGAG CTGAGAAGATGGGCAGATGTCTTTGCCATTGCACCTCTAAGCGCCAACTCGCTCGCGAAGATCTCTCAAGGCCTCTGCGACAATTTAGTG acctgTGTGGCTCGCGCTTGGGACTTTGAAAAGCCGTTCGTCGTTTTCCCCGCCATGAACTCTCTCATGTGGAAGCACCCGGTCTCTGCTCACCAGCTGAGCATTCTTCGTTCCTTCGGAGTCaag GTGGTTGACCCTGTTGAGAAGACTCTCGCTTGCGGAGACACAG GTGTAGGAgctctgccgcctcctcgGAGCGTCGCGGCTGAGATTTttcgcgtcgtctctcctgcaCCTGGCCCTCTCagtgaaaaagagagagaagagaacggacgtcttcgaggagacacagagacagactgCTCTCAGAGCGATGCGTCTGCGTGCTCTATGCAGACACAAAGGTTTTGA